One Blastocatellia bacterium genomic window, CCAGTGTCGTGCTCAAGAAGGTCGAAGAGATTCTGGCGAAGACCGAAGGCGTAGACTCTTACCAGACCATTGGCGGCTATGGCGTGGTGACGAACACCTATCAGCCGAACTACGGCTCGCTCTTCGCTCGGCTTCATCCCTGGGAGGAACGCAAAACCGCAGAGTTGAAAGTTAAAGGCGTCATGGCAAAGCTCCAGCGCGAGTTCGCCGACATCCCCGAAGCGGTCATCTTCCCGTTCAACATCCCGACCCTGTCGGGGTTCGGCGCGGCCTCGGGCTTCAACTTCCTCATACAGGACCGCAGCGGCACGATGACGGTTCAGCAGCTCGGCGAAGAGATGCGCAAGTTCATCGCCGCCGGGCGACAACGGCCTGAGCTTGGCAACCTGTTCAGCTCGTTCGACCCGAACTACCCGCAGGTCAAAGTCGAGCTCGACCGCGAGAAGGCGCGCACGCTGGGCGTCCCGGTCAACGAGGTATTTCAAACCATGTCGTCGGCAATGGGCGGCGCCTTCGTCAACGACTTCAACCGCTTCGGGCGGCTCTATCGCGTCTACGTCCAGGCCGAGGCGGCGAATCGATTAAAGGCGGAAGACATCGGCAGAATCTATGTGCGCTCGCAGACGACGAACTCGATGGTGCCGCTGTCGACGCTTCTGACCATCACAGACATTGCCGGGACCGAGCTGACGACGCGCTTCAACCTGCTGCGCTCGGTCGAGCTTCAGGGATCGCCGGCGCGCGGCTACACCTCCGGGCAGGCGCTGGCGGCGCTTGAACAGATCTTTGCCGAGACCATGCCGAAAGAGATGGGCTTTTCCTACTCGTCGCTCTCTTACCAGGAAAAGATCGCGCCGCCGCCGGGGCCGACTCTCATCCTCGCCCTCCTCTGCGTCTTCCTGTTGCTGGCAGCCCTCTACGAGAGCTGGCGGCTGCCCTGGGCGGTGCTGCTGGGATCGCCGCTTGTGGCTCTGGGAGCCTTTTTCGGGGTGTGGCTGATGGGCTACGACAACAACGTCTATGTCCAGATCGGTCTGGTCATGCTGATCGGTCTGGCGGCCAAGAACGCCATCCTGATCGTCGAATTTGCCAAGGCCAAGCACGAGGAAGGCGTGGAGCTGGAAGAGGCCGCCTTGACCTCTGCGCGGCTGCGCTTCCGGCCCATCCTGATGACCGCCTTCGCTTTCATCCTCGGCGTCGTGCCGCTGATGCGAGCCAGCGGCGCGGGCGCGGGGGCGCAGAACGTGATGGGCACGGGCGTCTTCTGGGGCATGCTGGTCGCCACCTTCCTGGGCGTCTTCATCATCCCCGGCAACTTCACCTTCGTCGAGAGCCTGGGCCGGCGCAAGCACAAGGCCATAGAGACGCCGCAAACGCCGTCGCCGCCCGCCGTGGTCATCGCCAAGGCTGCAAGAGGTGAACACCCATGACTAAGCGATTGTTTGTCTTGCTTATCCTCTTCAGCTTTGCGAGCGCCTGTACGGTCGGCCCCAAGTATCAGCGACCGCGGGTGCAGACGCCGGCAGTCTATCGCGGCGTTGCCGACCCGGCGGCCCAACCCGACCCGCAATCGCTCGCCGATGCCAAGTGGTTCGAGGTCTTCAAAGACGATCAGCTCCAGCGGTTGATTCGTGATGCGCTCGCGAGCAACTACGACCTGCGCGAAGCGGTCGCGCGCATCAACGCCGCCCAGGCCAATTACGGCATCACCCGCTCCGAGCAGTTCCCAACGATAGGCGGCAGCACCGATGCGACGACGAGCCGCATCTCAAAAAGCGGCTCGGTGAACCTGCCCGAAACCTTACCCATCCAGCGCGACCGCACCTTCGGCGGCGTCCTGCTCAACCTGCTGACCTTCGAGGTTGATGTATGGGGCCGTCTGCGGCGGGCGACCGAAGCGGCGCGCGCCGAGTTGCTGGCGAGCGAAGAAACGCGCAAAGCCGTTATCACCACGCTGGTCAGCGACGTGGCGACGGCTTACTTCAACTTGCGCGAGCTGGACTACGAGCTTGAGGTGGCGCATCGCACGCTGACGTCGCGCCAGGAGTCCCTACGCATCATCAAGCTGAGGCAAGAGCGCGGCGTGTCGAACATGCTCGAAGTGCGGCAGGCCGAGCAGCTCGTCTACAGCGCGACGGAGGTCATCCCGGCGACCGAGCGCGCCATCGAGCAGCAGGAGAACTTTATCAATTTCCTGCTTGGCAAAAACCCGGCAGGCGTCGCCAGAGGGCTCGGCCTGACCGAACAGCAGATGCCGCCGGCAGTGCCCGCCGGCCTGGCCTCGGACCTGATCGAACGCCGCCCCGACATTCGCGCCGCCGAACAGAACTTGATCGCTGCTAACGCAGAGATCGGCGTCGCCAAAGCGGCGTACTTTCCGCGCATCACGCTGACCGGGTATCTGGGCTTCGAGACCGCGCAGCTCACCAGGCTGTTCAGCGGTGACCGCAGCCTCTGGGCGTTTACGCCGGAAGTGACCCAGCCGATCTTCACCGCCGGTCGCCTGCGCTCGAACGTGCGCCTGACGAAGGCCCAGCGCGAGATTTTCCTGATCGATTACGAGCGCACCATCCAGAATGCCTTCCGCGAAGTGTCGGATTCGCTGGTCGCTTATCGCAAGGTCAAAGAGGTGCGCGCGCAGCGCACGCTGTTGGTCGAAACGCTTCAAGACCGTTCGCGCCTCGCCTACATGCGTTACAACGGCGGCGTCTCGAATCTGCTTGAGGCGCTCGACGCCGACAGGGACCTCTTCGACGCCGAGCTGAGCCTTGCCCAGGCGCACCGTGATGAGCTGTTGACGGTGGTGCAACTTTACAAGGCGCTCGGCGGCGGCTGGCAGCTATGAAGGAACGAGGCGACAAAGGCCCGCGGCTCGATGGCTCGGAAAGGAAACGCAGATGTTTCGTTGACGGCGCGAGCCAGCGGGATCACTGGAGGAACTGTAGCGATGAGTTTTGCTCTTGAAGAAAGCGAACCGATTCCCGCCGCGGTCAGACGCCTGGCCATCGAGCAGATCGCCCTGGCCCAGAGCCATCTCGGCACGGCTTCCGGCAACCTTAACGAAGCGGTTCACGCGACGCGGCAGTGTTTGAAGCGGCTGCGGGCGCTGGTCGCGCTGGTGCGCGGCGAGCTGGGCGGCAAGGTATTCGAGCGCGAGTGGAATTGTTATCGCAGCGGCGGGCGCTTGCTTGCCGGCGGACGGGATGCGGCGGTCGTGGTCGAGACTTTCGATGCGCTCATCCGGCGATATGCCGACGAGCTTGACCCGGAGTCATTCGCCGCCGAGCGCGCTTTTTTGGAGCAGCGCCGCGACGCGCGGCTCAAGATCATGGTCGAGGAGGGGGCACTACAAAAGGTCGCGGAACTGCTGGCCGCGGCGCGCGACCGCGTTGATGGCTGGCCATTGAAGCATTCAGGCTTTAAGGCGCTAGGCGACGGCCTGCGGCGCTCGTACGGCGCTGGCCGTCAGGGCCAGCGCCGCGTCATCCGGCACCCCAGCCCGGCCAACTTTCACGACTGGCGGCGGCCCGCCAAGCTGCTGTGGCATCAGTTACAAATCATCACGCCCATCTGGCCACCGGTGCTGAACGCCCATGCCGGCGAGTTGCGCAACCTGTCCGATTGGCTGAATGAAAATCACGACCTCGACGCCCTGCGTCAGCCGGCGCTGTGGGCCGAGTTTGCCACGCCACCGCGCGACCCGCAGGCGCTCATCGCCTTAGTTGACCGCCGCTGCCGCGACCTCGAAGCCCAGGCCGTGCCGTTAGGGGAGCGGCTCTACGGCGAGCGCCGGCGCTGGTTTTGTGCGCGGCTTGAGCGTTACTGGCAGGCGTGGGAGCACGCCGAACAGAGCGCCGCGATAATGGCCGGCGCGGCCGAGACAATGGTTGTCGCGGCGGCGGCGGCGCTGCCGCCGATCTTACGAACCTTACCGGAGCATGCATGACTGAAGAGACTATCGAGACCAGGGCCTTTCAACGCGCCGCGCTGAGCAGCGAGTCGCATCGCATCATCGGGCTGCTGTGGATCCTCGGCGCCTTGATGATCGCCGTGATCGCCAACAACATCGCCAGCGGGCAGACGGCGCTGCTTTACGTGCAGACACTGGCGCTCGGGCTGACCATCGCCTGCGAGATTTTCACGCTGGCGGCGGTCAATCGGGCGCTGCGCACCAACGAGCGCGTGCCGCGGATCATCTGGCTCATCGACGTGTTGATCGATAGCGGGCTGCCGACGCTTGCCCTGCTGCTGCTCATCAACAGCCGCTACATGGACCCTTACCAGGCGCTGGTCGCGCCCGCCGTGCTTCTCTATTTCCTATTCATCAGCCTTTCCACGTTGCGGCTCAATCCGAGCCTTTCCGTTTTGACGGGCCTGCTTTCGGCTCTGGGCTATCTCGCCGTCAGCGCCCACGTGGCGGGGCTGTATTCAGGGCCGGATGCCGGCTCGTCCGCTATTCCACTGGTCACGTTCATCTACGCCGGCTTGATCCTGATCGGCGGCATCGTCTCGGCGGTCGTCGCCAGCCAGATTCGCCACCACGTTTTCGCCGCGTTGCGCAAGGCCGAGTTGCAGAGAGAGCTAGAGCGTGTGCATAACGCCCTCGACATCGCCCGCTCGATTCAGCAGGGCCTGCTGCCCAGTCGCCAGCCGGACCTCGGCGGCTTCGAGCTGGCCGGCTGGAATCAGCCCGCCGAACAGACCGGCGGCGATTACTTTGATTGGCAGACGCTGCCGGACGGGCGGGTCGCCGTCAGTCTCGGCGACGCGAGCGGCCACGGCATCGGGCCGGCGCTGGTCACCGCCTCGTGCCGCGCTTATGCACGGGCCAGTTTTCTTTCCGGCGGCACAGACGGCCTGCTCGACAGACTCAACCGGCTGCTGGCCGAAGACCTTCCCGCAAACCGCTTCGTCACCTACGCGGTCGTCCTTCTCAGCCCCTTCGGCTCGCATGTGAAAGTCCTCTCCGCCGGCCAGGGGCCAATACTCTGGTATCGCCATGCCGACGACAAGATCGAGAATCTTGAGGCTCAGGGCATCCCCCTGGGCCTGATGACCGGCGTCAAGTATGGCCGCGCCAGCGAAGTCCGTCTGGCGCCGAACGACCTGCTGGTGCTGGTTACCGATGGCTTTTACGAATGGGCGAACCCCGACGACGAAGAGTTCGGGCTGGCCCGGCTGGAAGCGGTCATCCGCGAATGCCGCGACTGCCCGGCTCAGGAAGTCATTGTGCGCTTGCGTTCAGCCGTCGCCAGTTTCTGCCGGGGGACCGAGCAGATGGACGACTTGACCGCGGTGATCCTCAAACGCAAACCGGCATGACGCGAGTCAGCAGCCGGCGCCCGCAGGCCAGGCGAGCCACCAGGAGGTTGCAATCATGAGCAAGACCACTTCAGTTCCGAAAGAAGATGCGTTGCAGACCGTTTCTCGATTACTCGACATCGGCAAGCTCG contains:
- a CDS encoding efflux transporter outer membrane subunit, coding for MTKRLFVLLILFSFASACTVGPKYQRPRVQTPAVYRGVADPAAQPDPQSLADAKWFEVFKDDQLQRLIRDALASNYDLREAVARINAAQANYGITRSEQFPTIGGSTDATTSRISKSGSVNLPETLPIQRDRTFGGVLLNLLTFEVDVWGRLRRATEAARAELLASEETRKAVITTLVSDVATAYFNLRELDYELEVAHRTLTSRQESLRIIKLRQERGVSNMLEVRQAEQLVYSATEVIPATERAIEQQENFINFLLGKNPAGVARGLGLTEQQMPPAVPAGLASDLIERRPDIRAAEQNLIAANAEIGVAKAAYFPRITLTGYLGFETAQLTRLFSGDRSLWAFTPEVTQPIFTAGRLRSNVRLTKAQREIFLIDYERTIQNAFREVSDSLVAYRKVKEVRAQRTLLVETLQDRSRLAYMRYNGGVSNLLEALDADRDLFDAELSLAQAHRDELLTVVQLYKALGGGWQL
- a CDS encoding CHAD domain-containing protein, whose protein sequence is MSFALEESEPIPAAVRRLAIEQIALAQSHLGTASGNLNEAVHATRQCLKRLRALVALVRGELGGKVFEREWNCYRSGGRLLAGGRDAAVVVETFDALIRRYADELDPESFAAERAFLEQRRDARLKIMVEEGALQKVAELLAAARDRVDGWPLKHSGFKALGDGLRRSYGAGRQGQRRVIRHPSPANFHDWRRPAKLLWHQLQIITPIWPPVLNAHAGELRNLSDWLNENHDLDALRQPALWAEFATPPRDPQALIALVDRRCRDLEAQAVPLGERLYGERRRWFCARLERYWQAWEHAEQSAAIMAGAAETMVVAAAAALPPILRTLPEHA
- a CDS encoding SpoIIE family protein phosphatase; its protein translation is MTEETIETRAFQRAALSSESHRIIGLLWILGALMIAVIANNIASGQTALLYVQTLALGLTIACEIFTLAAVNRALRTNERVPRIIWLIDVLIDSGLPTLALLLLINSRYMDPYQALVAPAVLLYFLFISLSTLRLNPSLSVLTGLLSALGYLAVSAHVAGLYSGPDAGSSAIPLVTFIYAGLILIGGIVSAVVASQIRHHVFAALRKAELQRELERVHNALDIARSIQQGLLPSRQPDLGGFELAGWNQPAEQTGGDYFDWQTLPDGRVAVSLGDASGHGIGPALVTASCRAYARASFLSGGTDGLLDRLNRLLAEDLPANRFVTYAVVLLSPFGSHVKVLSAGQGPILWYRHADDKIENLEAQGIPLGLMTGVKYGRASEVRLAPNDLLVLVTDGFYEWANPDDEEFGLARLEAVIRECRDCPAQEVIVRLRSAVASFCRGTEQMDDLTAVILKRKPA